In Salarias fasciatus chromosome 2, fSalaFa1.1, whole genome shotgun sequence, one genomic interval encodes:
- the LOC115397039 gene encoding zonadhesin-like, whose amino-acid sequence MAACVVVCVSLTFSLLLADVASIETTTSDGIRTTAPSDRNSTSNVPDGGPPTQWTNPTPSDPSPASSTTEEPVSPTEGPVSPTEEPVSTTEEPVSPTEEPVSPTEEPFSPTEEPFSPTEEPVSPTEEPVSPTEEPVSPTEEPVSTTEGPVSPTEEPVSTTKEPVSPTEEPVSTTEGPVSPTEEPVSTTKEPVSPTEEPVSTTEGPVSPTEEPVSTTEEPFSPTEEPFSPTEEPVSTTEEPVSTTEEPALPAEPLPVSGRLPVPVPGGCE is encoded by the exons ATGGCGGCCTGTGTTgtcgtgtgtgtttctttaactttctctctgcttttggCTGATGTGGCTTCAATAGAAACTACAACCAGCGACGGGATAAGGACCACCGCGCCCAGTGACCGGAACTCCACCTCTAACGTTCCGGACGGTGGTCCAccgacacagtggaccaacccGACCCCGAGCGACCCCAGCCCCGCCAGCAGCACCACGGAGGAGCCGGTCAGCCCCACGGAGGGGCCGGTCAGCCCCACGGAGGAGCCGGTCAGCACCACGGAGGAGCCGGTCAGCCCCACGGAGGAGCCGGTCAGCCCCACGGAGGAGCCGTTCAGCCCCACGGAGGAGCCGTTCAGCCCCACGGAGGAGCCGGTCAGCCCCACGGAGGAGCCGGTCAGCCCCACGGAGGAGCCGGTCAGCCCCACGGAGGAACCGGTCAGCACCACGGAGGGGCCGGTCAGCCCCACGGAGGAACCGGTCAGCACCACGAAGGAGCCGGTCAGCCCTACGGAGGAACCGGTCAGCACCACGGAGGGGCCGGTCAGCCCCACGGAGGAACCGGTCAGCACCACGAAGGAGCCGGTCAGCCCTACGGAGGAACCGGTCAGCACCACGGAGGGGCCGGTCAGCCCCACGGAGGAGCCGGTCAGCACCACGGAGGAGCCGTTCAGCCCCACGGAGGAGCCGTTCAGCCCCACGGAGGAGCCGGTCAGCACCACGGAGGAGCCGGTCAGCACCACGGAGGAGCCGGCTCTCCCCGCGGAGCCTCTGCCCGTGTCCGGCCGCCTGCCTGTCCCTGTCCCAGGAG GCTGCGAGTGa
- the LOC115397049 gene encoding tectonic-3-like, giving the protein MFGSESSDQESQASPGYQLGDVMLTAGQSGQTGVFLLPAPGLTAHCVDSSPAAFLKDQSSVCSRRLVLDQDCGSLPALSMDAYTSIRLLAVSPALRTRCSLNNTETELKLSAGQTVRPSLTEPTLCANVVLKVTQTPQTPDHMTP; this is encoded by the exons ATGTTTGGCTCAGAGAGCAGCGATCAGGAGTCCCAGGCTTCCCCGGGATACCAG ctggGGGACGTGATGCTGACAGCAGGCCAGAGTGGACAGACGGGTGTGTTTCTCCTGCCGGCTCCTGGTCTCACTGCTCACTGTGTGGACAGCAGTCCTGCAG CGTTCCTGAAGGACCAGAGCAGCGTCTGCTCCCGGCggctggtcctggatcaggacTGCGGCTCTCTGCCTGCTCTCAGCATGGACGCCTACACCAGCATCCGGCTGCTGGCTGTGAGTCCCGCGCTCAGGACCAGATGCTCTCTCA ACAACACCGAGACGGAGCTGAAGCTCAGCGCAGGACAGACCGTCAGGCCCTCTCTGACTGAGCCCACGCTCTGCGCTAATGTGGTGCTGAAGGTAACGCAGACCCCACAGacccctgatcacatgacgccctga